The Phycisphaerae bacterium RAS1 genome includes a region encoding these proteins:
- the prfB gene encoding Peptide chain release factor RF2, producing the protein MERPGFWEIQETAQKILQELKTLRAQVEPVQDLLRRSDDAHVLVDLSKEAGGADAALELQRELETLVDKTDRVELMTLLSGPNDRSSCFLSIQAGAGGVDSCDFAEMLLRMYIMYLERAGFRASEVDRQEAPEAGIQSATLHVEGGYAYGYLSCEAGVHRLVRIGPFNAQGKRQTSFVGVDVLPEFEDSKIEIAETDVEFVYFRRASGAGGQNVNKVATAVRVKHLPSGIVVECVNERSQQQNKRMALSILQSKLEQIKQAKRDAELAKLYSDKGDIAWGNQIRSYVLHGSTIHVKDHRTNLAIGDTQKVLDGGIQPFIDARLRQKLKG; encoded by the coding sequence ATGGAGCGGCCCGGCTTCTGGGAGATTCAGGAAACCGCTCAGAAAATCCTGCAAGAGCTGAAGACGCTTCGCGCCCAGGTCGAGCCGGTGCAGGACCTGCTCCGCCGCAGCGACGACGCGCATGTCCTGGTCGATCTGTCAAAGGAAGCCGGCGGGGCGGATGCGGCCCTGGAGTTGCAGCGTGAGCTGGAGACGCTGGTCGACAAGACCGACCGCGTGGAGTTGATGACGCTGCTTTCCGGTCCGAACGACCGCAGCAGTTGCTTCCTCTCGATCCAGGCCGGCGCCGGCGGCGTCGATTCGTGCGACTTCGCAGAGATGCTGTTGCGGATGTACATCATGTACCTCGAGCGGGCCGGCTTCCGCGCATCGGAGGTCGATCGGCAGGAAGCCCCCGAGGCCGGCATTCAGTCCGCCACGCTGCATGTCGAGGGCGGCTACGCCTACGGCTACCTCTCGTGCGAGGCCGGCGTGCACCGGCTGGTGCGCATCGGCCCGTTCAACGCGCAGGGCAAGCGGCAGACGTCATTTGTCGGCGTCGACGTGCTCCCCGAGTTTGAGGACAGCAAGATCGAGATCGCCGAGACGGACGTCGAGTTCGTCTACTTCCGCCGCGCCAGCGGCGCCGGCGGGCAAAACGTGAACAAGGTGGCGACCGCCGTGCGCGTGAAGCACCTGCCTTCCGGCATCGTGGTGGAGTGCGTCAACGAGCGCAGCCAGCAGCAGAACAAGCGCATGGCACTGTCGATCCTGCAATCCAAGCTGGAGCAGATCAAGCAGGCCAAGCGCGACGCCGAGCTGGCCAAGCTCTACAGCGACAAAGGCGACATCGCCTGGGGCAACCAGATTCGCAGCTACGTCCTGCACGGCTCGACCATTCACGTCAAGGACCACCGCACGAACCTGGCCATCGGCGATACGCAGAAAGTGCTCGACGGCGGGATTCAGCCCTTCATCGACGCCCGCCTGCGCCAGAAGTTGAAGGGGTAG
- the colA_2 gene encoding Microbial collagenase precursor, with protein sequence MSRLPRVMMLSLSLLIPAGCPPQEPNSPVNDGPVTARIAIDVTSGEPPLTVIVSAASSTSANGGSLTFAWDFDDGTTSTDASVTHVYSEPGLYEISLAATDATGAVGRAATDVRVRGADPTAVIKTNVSSGRAPLTIQFDGTASTVPDDRIRDFFWNFGDGESSAEPEPIHVFGPGTFTVTLRVVTRGGAENTAATMIDVGGVASSLQFNGTQLAVLPIDLDASLPAMTFEAWFRSDPIGGRIAEFAGSDLAIDIFPAQSQVAVTSGDATISGTVANLSGSWRHLAVAFDSAGTTVIYVDGAAAGRGGGGDPVNAGSITLGNTYGGKITEVRLWTSARSAADIQATRIRRLTGSEAGLAGYWPISAGSGQLLEELSLKNSFGSRGMTASDEEIDPPWASDAPPI encoded by the coding sequence GTGAGCAGACTCCCCCGCGTCATGATGCTGAGCCTCTCGCTGCTGATCCCGGCCGGCTGTCCGCCGCAGGAGCCCAATTCGCCTGTTAATGACGGTCCGGTGACGGCCCGGATCGCGATCGACGTCACCAGCGGCGAGCCGCCGCTGACGGTCATCGTTTCCGCCGCGTCCTCGACTTCCGCCAACGGCGGATCGCTGACGTTCGCGTGGGATTTTGACGACGGGACGACGTCTACGGACGCCAGCGTCACGCATGTCTACAGCGAGCCGGGTTTGTACGAAATCTCGCTGGCGGCGACCGACGCGACCGGGGCCGTCGGCCGCGCGGCGACCGATGTGCGCGTGCGCGGGGCCGATCCGACCGCGGTGATCAAGACAAACGTGAGCAGCGGGCGCGCCCCGCTCACCATTCAGTTCGACGGCACGGCCAGCACCGTCCCCGACGACCGCATCCGCGACTTTTTCTGGAATTTTGGCGATGGGGAAAGCTCGGCCGAGCCGGAGCCGATTCACGTTTTCGGCCCGGGCACGTTCACCGTGACGCTGAGGGTCGTGACGCGCGGCGGCGCGGAGAACACGGCGGCCACGATGATCGACGTGGGCGGCGTCGCGTCCTCGCTGCAATTCAACGGCACACAACTGGCCGTTCTGCCGATCGATCTCGACGCGTCGCTGCCTGCGATGACGTTCGAGGCGTGGTTCCGTTCCGATCCGATCGGCGGGCGCATCGCGGAGTTCGCCGGCTCCGACCTGGCGATCGACATCTTCCCGGCGCAGAGCCAGGTTGCCGTCACCAGCGGCGACGCGACGATCAGCGGCACGGTCGCCAATCTCAGCGGCTCGTGGCGGCACCTGGCGGTGGCATTCGACAGTGCCGGGACGACCGTCATTTACGTTGACGGCGCTGCAGCCGGACGAGGCGGCGGCGGCGACCCGGTCAACGCCGGCTCGATCACGCTCGGCAACACGTACGGCGGGAAGATCACGGAAGTCCGGCTGTGGACGAGCGCCCGCAGCGCGGCGGACATCCAGGCGACGCGGATTCGGCGACTGACAGGGTCGGAGGCCGGCCTGGCCGGATATTGGCCGATCAGCGCCGGGTCAGGGCAACTGCTTGAGGAGTTGAGTTTGAAGAACTCGTTCGGCTCGCGCGGCATGACGGCGTCGGACGAGGAGATTGACCCGCCGTGGGCGAGCGACGCGCCGCCGATTTGA
- a CDS encoding Trehalase, with the protein MLDSARDDGGGAAPPAPSEDALLSRLDDLARCPVLLVATDFDGTLAPIVNDPARAEANRESLVALKALSGMPQTHIAVISGRALRDLASRTAGVDEAHLVGSHGSEFEADSVAPLSAAQQDLLTRLAVALRELAGGGDGFQIEVKPASLAFHYRNAEPSAAEGAVAAIERGLGRWPGVYLRQGKMVVELSVVRTHKGEALQRLRQRLGASGVLFLGDDSTDEDAFATLQGPDVGVKVGPGSSAARHRAADTQAVARVLARVTERRAEWIAGAAATPIEQHSVLSDQRTVALLDPRGRLVWMCAPRIDSAALFAELLGGPLAGFFEIRPVDGRGRARQAYLRDSLVLVTDWGGVRICDYLDCGGGRAFQRAGRTDLLRVVEGCGDVGVIFAPRLDFGRIETRLSVAEDGIVIEGAVDPVVLRAPGVRWSIVDEGRHQTATATVHVDSQPLVLELRYGTANLAADRLTEAVRRERVRQFWAGWAATLTLPSAYREACARSALVIKGLCYGPTGAIAAAATTSLPEHAGGVRNWDYRFCWPRDAAMAAEALARLGATGPALKLLDWILGILDECEPGALLSPVYSVTGGHLGPEGEIGELAGYRGSRPVRVGNAAARQVQLDVFGPIASLVALLAERGAALSSEHWRMLDHMVTTVAARWREADHGIWEARRARRNHVHSKVMCWQTVDRALQVARYLGRRRPDWEELRAAIAEDVVAGGWRAGRGAFAATYEEDDVDAAVLWVGLSGMLPPTDPRVIGTIADVERQLREGPAVYRYRYDDGLSGLEGAFNLCTTWLIEALSMAGRREEAESLLGDYLDQQGPTGLMSEEYDPKRGQALGNFPQAYSHLGLINAATRVAT; encoded by the coding sequence GTGCTAGATTCCGCGCGCGACGATGGAGGCGGCGCTGCACCGCCAGCGCCATCCGAGGACGCACTGCTCTCCCGACTGGATGACCTGGCGCGCTGCCCGGTCCTGCTGGTCGCGACCGATTTTGACGGCACGCTCGCGCCGATCGTGAACGATCCGGCGCGGGCCGAGGCCAACCGTGAATCGCTCGTGGCGCTGAAGGCGCTGTCGGGCATGCCGCAGACGCACATCGCGGTCATCTCCGGGCGCGCCCTGCGCGACCTGGCGTCGCGCACCGCGGGCGTCGACGAGGCGCACCTGGTCGGAAGCCACGGGAGCGAGTTTGAGGCGGACTCTGTTGCGCCGTTGTCCGCGGCCCAGCAGGACCTCCTGACGCGGCTGGCGGTCGCGCTGCGCGAGCTGGCCGGCGGCGGCGACGGATTCCAGATTGAGGTCAAGCCGGCGTCGCTCGCTTTTCATTATCGCAACGCCGAACCGTCCGCGGCCGAGGGCGCCGTCGCGGCGATCGAGCGTGGACTGGGGCGGTGGCCCGGCGTCTACCTGCGGCAGGGGAAGATGGTCGTGGAACTGAGCGTCGTTCGCACGCACAAGGGCGAGGCGCTTCAGCGGCTGCGGCAGCGGCTGGGGGCGTCCGGCGTGCTGTTTCTGGGAGACGACAGCACCGACGAGGACGCCTTTGCGACGTTGCAGGGACCTGACGTGGGCGTGAAGGTCGGCCCCGGAAGCAGCGCGGCGCGACACCGTGCCGCAGATACGCAGGCCGTGGCGCGCGTGCTGGCGCGCGTCACGGAGCGCCGCGCCGAGTGGATCGCCGGCGCGGCGGCGACGCCGATCGAGCAGCACTCCGTGCTTTCGGATCAACGGACGGTGGCGCTGCTGGATCCGCGTGGACGGTTGGTCTGGATGTGTGCACCGCGGATTGACTCCGCGGCCCTTTTCGCCGAGCTGCTGGGCGGTCCGCTGGCCGGGTTCTTCGAGATTCGCCCGGTCGATGGCCGAGGGCGGGCCCGGCAGGCGTATCTGCGTGACTCGCTGGTGCTCGTCACCGACTGGGGCGGAGTCCGCATCTGTGACTACCTGGATTGCGGCGGCGGGCGGGCGTTCCAGCGGGCCGGGAGGACTGATCTGCTGCGCGTGGTGGAGGGCTGCGGCGACGTTGGCGTGATCTTCGCGCCGCGGCTGGATTTCGGGCGCATCGAGACGCGGCTGAGCGTTGCGGAAGACGGAATCGTCATCGAAGGCGCCGTTGATCCGGTCGTGCTGCGCGCGCCAGGCGTGCGCTGGTCGATCGTCGACGAGGGTCGCCATCAAACCGCTACCGCCACGGTTCACGTGGATTCTCAGCCGCTCGTTCTTGAGCTGCGCTACGGAACGGCCAATCTTGCGGCCGACCGCCTCACGGAGGCGGTGCGACGGGAGCGCGTACGGCAGTTCTGGGCCGGCTGGGCGGCGACGCTGACTCTGCCGTCGGCATATCGTGAAGCGTGCGCGCGAAGCGCCCTGGTGATCAAAGGGCTGTGTTACGGACCGACCGGCGCGATCGCCGCCGCCGCGACCACCAGTCTGCCCGAGCACGCCGGCGGCGTGCGTAACTGGGACTATCGCTTCTGCTGGCCGCGTGATGCGGCGATGGCAGCCGAGGCGCTGGCGCGGCTCGGGGCGACCGGGCCGGCGCTAAAACTGCTTGATTGGATTCTCGGAATTCTGGACGAATGCGAGCCGGGCGCGTTGCTTTCTCCTGTGTACAGCGTGACGGGCGGACATCTCGGCCCGGAGGGAGAGATCGGCGAGCTTGCGGGCTATCGCGGCAGCCGCCCGGTGCGCGTCGGGAACGCGGCGGCGCGCCAGGTGCAACTGGACGTGTTCGGCCCGATCGCGTCGCTGGTTGCTTTGCTGGCGGAACGCGGTGCGGCCTTGTCCTCTGAGCATTGGCGGATGCTCGATCACATGGTGACCACAGTCGCGGCTCGTTGGCGCGAAGCGGACCACGGGATATGGGAGGCTCGCCGCGCGCGGCGCAATCACGTTCACTCGAAGGTCATGTGCTGGCAGACGGTGGATCGGGCCCTGCAGGTCGCTCGCTACCTCGGGCGACGCCGGCCCGATTGGGAGGAACTGCGCGCCGCCATCGCCGAGGACGTCGTCGCGGGTGGTTGGCGAGCGGGACGCGGCGCATTCGCGGCGACGTATGAGGAAGACGACGTCGACGCGGCCGTGCTATGGGTCGGGCTGAGCGGGATGCTGCCGCCCACCGACCCGCGCGTGATCGGTACGATCGCAGACGTCGAGCGACAGCTCCGCGAAGGTCCGGCGGTCTATCGCTATCGTTATGACGACGGTCTGTCGGGGCTGGAAGGAGCGTTCAATCTCTGCACGACCTGGCTCATTGAGGCATTGTCGATGGCTGGACGGCGCGAAGAGGCGGAGAGTCTTCTTGGCGATTACCTTGACCAGCAGGGCCCGACCGGCCTGATGAGTGAGGAGTACGACCCGAAGCGCGGACAGGCGCTGGGGAATTTCCCGCAAGCGTATTCGCACCTCGGCCTGATCAACGCCGCGACGCGAGTCGCGACGTAG
- the otsA gene encoding Trehalose-phosphate synthase, translating into MRLLIVSNRLPISIERDEQGACSVRHSSGGLVTALGAVLRRSGGVWVGWPGAREETAPDVTAALREQAFSLGYPLRPVSLSRVEYEGFYQGYANEIIWPLFHDLQSRCNFVPDYWQHYLTVKAKYADAVLDAHAPGDFVWVHDYQLMGLGRELRERGCESRIGFFLHIPFPPPDIFAKLPWRVDVLRELLSYDIIGLQTPRDRENFLDCVRRLLPAARIFGRTKLARIEFAGHAAHLGVFPIGIDFGEFARHAASGPVTQRVQELRSQFSSAQIVLGIDRLDYTKGIPDRIRAFELALKRYPELHRAVTLVQVVVPSREHVPEYQDLKARIERGVAQVNGAYSQPGWVPIHYVFRSVERAELLAYYRAADVALITPLKDGMNLVAKEYCASQSENNGVLILSEFAGAAFQLAVGATLVNPHDHESVAAAIRRAVTMSRLQRHPAMRRLRRNIKQQDVFWWVRQFFEAAGVDIDLEVSAPC; encoded by the coding sequence ATGAGACTGCTGATCGTCTCCAATCGACTGCCCATCTCGATCGAGCGCGATGAGCAGGGCGCGTGCAGCGTGCGGCACAGCAGCGGGGGCCTGGTGACGGCGCTGGGCGCGGTGCTGCGGCGGAGCGGCGGCGTCTGGGTCGGGTGGCCGGGGGCGCGCGAGGAGACCGCGCCGGACGTGACGGCGGCTCTGCGCGAACAGGCATTTTCCCTGGGGTACCCGCTACGTCCCGTGTCGCTGTCGCGGGTGGAGTACGAGGGCTTCTACCAGGGCTACGCCAACGAGATCATCTGGCCGCTGTTTCACGACCTGCAGTCGCGCTGCAATTTCGTCCCCGATTACTGGCAGCATTACCTGACGGTCAAGGCCAAGTACGCCGACGCCGTGCTCGACGCGCACGCTCCGGGCGATTTTGTCTGGGTGCACGACTACCAACTGATGGGGCTGGGGCGCGAGTTGCGCGAGCGCGGCTGCGAAAGCCGCATCGGCTTCTTTCTACACATCCCGTTCCCGCCGCCGGATATTTTTGCGAAGCTGCCGTGGCGGGTCGATGTTCTGCGCGAGCTGCTCAGCTACGACATCATCGGTCTGCAGACGCCGCGCGACCGTGAGAACTTCTTGGATTGCGTGCGGCGGTTGCTGCCGGCGGCGCGTATTTTCGGGCGCACCAAGCTGGCGCGGATTGAATTCGCGGGGCACGCGGCGCACCTGGGCGTGTTTCCCATTGGGATTGACTTCGGCGAATTCGCGCGGCACGCGGCCAGCGGGCCGGTGACGCAGCGCGTTCAGGAGCTCCGCTCGCAATTTTCGAGCGCGCAGATCGTGCTGGGCATTGACCGGCTGGACTACACGAAGGGAATTCCAGACCGGATTCGCGCGTTTGAGCTGGCGCTGAAGCGCTACCCCGAGCTGCACCGGGCCGTGACGCTGGTGCAGGTGGTCGTGCCCAGCCGCGAGCACGTGCCCGAGTACCAGGACCTGAAGGCGCGCATCGAGCGCGGCGTGGCTCAGGTCAACGGCGCCTACTCGCAGCCCGGGTGGGTGCCGATTCACTACGTCTTTCGCAGTGTGGAGCGGGCCGAGCTGCTGGCGTATTACCGTGCCGCTGACGTGGCGCTCATCACGCCGCTCAAGGACGGGATGAACCTGGTGGCCAAGGAGTATTGTGCGTCACAGTCGGAAAACAACGGCGTGCTGATTCTGAGCGAATTCGCGGGGGCGGCGTTTCAGCTCGCCGTGGGCGCGACGCTGGTCAATCCGCATGATCACGAGAGCGTGGCGGCCGCCATCCGCCGGGCGGTGACGATGTCACGTTTGCAGCGCCATCCGGCGATGCGCCGGCTGCGGCGCAATATCAAGCAGCAAGACGTCTTCTGGTGGGTGCGGCAGTTTTTCGAGGCGGCCGGAGTGGACATTGACCTGGAGGTTTCGGCGCCGTGCTAG
- a CDS encoding Universal stress protein family protein encodes MALIRRILLPTDLGALSRHAAPLARRLAELCGAELHVLYVAEPAPLSSLGQDDGSYCLSINPTDAELTLVLGQFVESTLPGAAVQPHVARGLPAAQIVDFVRAQAIDLVVMGTHARGVVKRLFLGSVSKTVLENAGCAVLMVPATADVGEEDRNVECRTRNATNDA; translated from the coding sequence GTGGCGCTCATCCGGCGCATCCTGCTGCCGACCGATCTCGGAGCGCTGTCGCGCCATGCCGCGCCGCTGGCGCGGCGGCTGGCGGAGTTGTGCGGGGCTGAGCTTCACGTCTTATACGTTGCGGAACCGGCGCCGCTGTCGTCCCTGGGGCAGGATGACGGCAGCTACTGTCTTTCGATCAATCCGACCGACGCTGAGCTGACGCTCGTGCTGGGGCAGTTCGTTGAATCCACTCTCCCGGGGGCGGCCGTGCAACCTCACGTCGCGCGCGGCCTGCCGGCGGCACAGATCGTCGACTTCGTCAGGGCGCAGGCGATTGACCTGGTGGTGATGGGCACGCACGCGCGCGGCGTCGTCAAGCGGCTGTTTCTCGGCTCGGTCAGTAAGACGGTGCTGGAGAACGCGGGTTGCGCCGTGCTGATGGTGCCGGCGACGGCGGACGTGGGCGAAGAGGACCGCAATGTCGAATGTCGGACGAGGAACGCCACGAACGATGCCTGA